A region of the Mycobacterium sp. NBC_00419 genome:
AAGGTGAAGGGGATGTCGGTGAACATCGCGCCGCCGTCAGACCCCATCGGGATGCGGCTCATCGACTCGACACCACCGGCGAGCACCAGGTCGTCCCAGCCAGAGCGCACCTTCTGTGCGGCGGTGTTGACGGCCTCCAGGCCCGAGGCGCAGAACCGGTTGAGCTGCACGCCACCGACGGTGTCTGGCATGCCGGCCGCCAGCACCGCGGTGCGCGCGATGTCGCCGCCCTGATCGCCCACCGGCGAGACGCAGCCCAGGATGACGTCGCTGATCAGGCTCTCGTCGAGGTCGGGGAATCGCGAGCGCAGCTCCTCAATCAGACCGACGACCAGGTTGAGCGGCTTGACCTCGGTCAGCGAGCCGCCCCGCTGCTTGCCGCGAGGCGTGCGAATGGCCTCGTAGATGAAGGCTTCTTCGGACATGGTTGTTGCCCCTTCTGTCCTTTTCGGAGTGTTTGGATCCGGCTCCTCGGAGCCTAGACCTCTGTACTGGCACCCTAACAGGCCGTTCGGCCAACCTGTTGGTTGGGACTCTGAGCTGGGGTTAGCCCCCTGGGGCCGCGGTCGGCACGCTTAGGCTCAGCGCATGACGGATCCCCATGCCGCCGGCCCGGCGACGGTCCAGCGGCTGCAGCCCTATGCGGTCAATATCTTCGCCGCGATGTCGGCGCTTGCCGCGCGCCTCGACGCGGTGAACCTCGGTCAGGGCTTCCCCGACGAGGACGGCCCGATCGGAATGCTCGAAGCCGCCCAGAAGGCCATCGCCGACGGCGTGAACCAGTACCCGCCCGGTGCCGGCATCCTGCCGTTGCGGCAAGCCGTCGCCGCGCAGCGCAAGCGCCGATACGGCATGGAGTTCGACCCGGAGAACGGCGTGCTCATCACCGTCGGCGCCTCCGAGGCGATCGCCGCCTCGGTGCTCGGCCTCGTCGAGCCGGGCTCCGACGTCCTGGTGATCGAGCCTGCTTTCGACACCTACGCGCCCGTCATCGCGATGGCCGGGTGCAATCGGGTCACCGTTCCGCTGGCACCGCACGGTCGCGGCTTCGCACTCGACGTCGATGCCCTGCGGGCCGCCCTCACTCCCCGAACCCGGGCGGTGATCGTCAACTCGCCACACAACCCGACCGGCATGGTGCTCTCCGACCGCGACCTGCGCGCATTGGCCGGGTTCGCGGTCGAGGCTGATCTGCTGGTGATCAGCGACGAGGTCTACGAGCACCTGGTGTACGACGGCACGCGGCACCTACCGATCGCCACCTATCCCGGCATGGCCGAGCGCACCGTGACGATCTCCAGTGCGGCGAAGATGTTCAACTGCACCGGCTGGAAGATCGGCTGGGCGTGCGGCGCGCCGGAACTGATCGCCGGGGTGCGGGCGGCCAAGCAGTACCTCTCCTATGTCGGCGGTGCGCCGTTTCAGCCCGCGGTGGCCTACGCGCTCAACGCCGAGGACGCCTGGGTCGACGCCTTGCGCGACTCGCTTGAAGCCAAACGGGACCGGCTCGCCGGCGCCCTGGCCGATCTCGGCTTTGCCGTGCACGACAGCGCGGGTACCTACTTCCTGTGTGCCGACCCGCGGCCGCTGGGCTATTCCGACAGTGCCGCGTTCTGCGCCGAGTTGCCGGCCCGCGCCGGTGTGGCAGCGATCCCGATGTCAGCATTCTGCGATCCGCACTCCGGGCATGCCGACCAGTGGAATCACCTGGTGCGCTTCGCATTCTGCAAACGCGATGCCACGTTGGACGAGGCGATCAGGCGTCTGGGTGTGCTGCGCGCATAACGTGCGCACGCAGACCCTCGGTCGCCGCCTGAAGGACCGTCTTCTTGGCACGCTTGACCAGAAACTCCGGCAACGGCGCCGAGGGTTCCATCGTGATATCGAAACGCACCCGGGTCCGGCCGGCTTCGGGATGAAGCGTGTACTCGACGTGCTGGGCATGCTGTTGGGCGGTGCGGTCGGCGTCCCAGACCACCCAGTCGCGACCCCAGTGGTATTCGAGCATCTCGTGGTCGACCAGCCCGAGAATCTTGACGGTGACCCGGACGTGGTGCGGGCGCCCGTCGGCGTAGCGGTCCACCACGTGGGCGTGCTTGTGCACCGACGACCACGTCGGCACGGCCTCGACGTCGGCAAGCGCGTCGAGGATGGTCTCCGGCGCGGCGTCGATCACGATCTCTCGCGATGCTCGAACCGCCACAGGGCCAATCTAGCCAGCCCGCGGTGCGCCCGGTGAGCTTTGCCGGAAGGGTCTGTCTACCAACCTATTTCGTCGATCGGGGTGGAGTCCCGAGGGGGTGAGCCGACCGGACCGGGCCGGCTCCTGGAGAACCGTGGTGCTGGCGCGGCCTGGGTGGTTCCGCCGACGTCGACCAGGGTGCCGCGCTCGCGCAAGTGCGCGCTGGCGGCGGCTTCGGTCCAGTCGAGAACCGGCGTGACACACGCGTCGGTCCCGGCGAAGATCGCGGCCCATTCGTCGCGGGTCTTGGCGGCGAAGCGCTCGGTGAAGATCCGCGCCATCTCCGGCCGACCAGCGATGTCAGACTGGGCCGGCACCTCATCAGCTGAAAGACCAAGCCCGGCAATCAGTTCGGCGAAGAACTGCGGTTCGATCGAACCGACGGCCATGTACTCGCCGTCGGCCGTCCGGTAGGTGCGGTAGTACGGACAGCTGCCGTCGAGCATGAACGATTCGCGTTCGTCGGACAGCCGGCCCGTCGACTTGATCGTCCACATGGCCTGGGCCAGCACGCTGACACCGTCGACCATCGCCGCGTCGACCACCTGACCCTGACCCGAGCGCTCCCGCTCGTAGAGCGCGGCGACGATACCCAGCAGCACCAGCATCGAGCCGCCACCGAAATCGGCAACCAGGTTCAGCGGCACCACCGGAGGGCGGTCGCGGTATCCGATCGCGTTCAGCGCGCCGGTCTGCGAGAGGTAGTTGATGTCGTGGCCGGCCGTCGAGGCCAGCGGACCGTCCTGACCCCACCCGGTCATGCGGGCGAAGATCAGCCGCGGGTTGACGGCCGCACACTGTTCGGGGCCGATTCCCAGCCGCTCGCAGGTGCCGGGGCGAAAGCAGTCCAGCAGCACGTCGGCCTTGGCCACCAGATCCAGCAGCGCCTGCCGCTGCGACTTCATGTCCAGGTCGACGACGCGCTTGCCGCGGTGGAACAGGTCGATATGTTCGGCGGGCATGGCCATTCCCCCTCTGGGCCTGCGCACCCGCACCACGTCGGCGCCAAGGTCGGACAACACCATCGCGGCGTGCGGTCCCGGCCCGATCCCGCCCAGCTCGACAACTCTCACCCCGGCGAGGGGCCCGGAACCAGTCACGCGATCAAGTTAACTCAGCCGTCCTTCTTCACCTTCAGGACCTGCTTGCGCAAGCCGTCGGTGGCGGTCTCCATCGCACCCTTGATCGTGCGCTTGACCACGAAGCCGGGCAGCGGAACGGACAGGTCGATGCTGAGGTCGAACCGCACCTTGGTCTTGTCCCCGGCCGGCGTCAGCGTGTACGAGGCGTCCTGGGAGCGCAACTGCCCGGCCTTGATCAGCGTCCAGCTCGCACTGCTGTCGGTCCAGCTGTATTCGACGATCTGCTCGTCGGTCAGGCCCGCGGCCTTGATCTTCATCTTGACCTGGCGGGGCCTGCCGTCGTCGTAGGCGTCGAGCACCTCGGCACTCTGGTACTGCGGCGACCAGGTCGGTGTCGACTCGACGTCGGCGATCACGTCGAGGATCTCCTCGGGTGTCGCTTCGATGACCACTTCGCGGGAATCTTTGACTGCCATGGCGTGACCATAGCGAGGCGGCTGCGCCGGTGGACCGGATTGGCCATCGACGTCCGGCGCCCCGACTAGGACGGCGGGGTCAGCATCGACTGCCAGGTCTTGTTCTGCGGGTGGGCCAGGTCAGCCTGGGTGTACTGCTTGCCGTCCGGGCCGACGTAGGTGCCGGTGGCGGGATCGTAGGGAACGTAGGCCACCGGTGGTGCGGTGCCGGTGCCCTGCGGCGGCGCCACCCGCGGGTCGGCGCCCGGCGGGTACTGCGGCACACCCTGGCCGGAGAACGTCGCGTTGGGGTCACCCTTCCAGTTGAAGCCGTCATTGAGCGGCACGTAGTTCTCGTCGCTCTCGCACATCTCGATCGTCGGCGCCCGCTTCCAGGGCTTGGTCTCGCACGGGATGTTGCGCACGCCACGGACATTCATGTCGGAGTCCTGCGGGATCCGGCAGTACAGATCGCCGGCCGGACGTTCGGGATAGTCGACGTCCGACGCCGAGCGCTGCTGGTCCACCGGCAGGAACCCGGTGTTGCATGGCGGCGGCAGGTTGAGGTTGAGATTGAAATCGAGATAGATGCCCCGGTAGGACTGCTTGACTCCGGAGTCCGCCACGGCGATCGCCGACATCACGGCCGTGCCCTGCGGGAAGA
Encoded here:
- a CDS encoding pyridoxal phosphate-dependent aminotransferase produces the protein MTDPHAAGPATVQRLQPYAVNIFAAMSALAARLDAVNLGQGFPDEDGPIGMLEAAQKAIADGVNQYPPGAGILPLRQAVAAQRKRRYGMEFDPENGVLITVGASEAIAASVLGLVEPGSDVLVIEPAFDTYAPVIAMAGCNRVTVPLAPHGRGFALDVDALRAALTPRTRAVIVNSPHNPTGMVLSDRDLRALAGFAVEADLLVISDEVYEHLVYDGTRHLPIATYPGMAERTVTISSAAKMFNCTGWKIGWACGAPELIAGVRAAKQYLSYVGGAPFQPAVAYALNAEDAWVDALRDSLEAKRDRLAGALADLGFAVHDSAGTYFLCADPRPLGYSDSAAFCAELPARAGVAAIPMSAFCDPHSGHADQWNHLVRFAFCKRDATLDEAIRRLGVLRA
- a CDS encoding SRPBCC family protein, yielding MAVRASREIVIDAAPETILDALADVEAVPTWSSVHKHAHVVDRYADGRPHHVRVTVKILGLVDHEMLEYHWGRDWVVWDADRTAQQHAQHVEYTLHPEAGRTRVRFDITMEPSAPLPEFLVKRAKKTVLQAATEGLRAHVMRAAHPDA
- a CDS encoding CaiB/BaiF CoA transferase family protein, with protein sequence MTGSGPLAGVRVVELGGIGPGPHAAMVLSDLGADVVRVRRPRGGMAMPAEHIDLFHRGKRVVDLDMKSQRQALLDLVAKADVLLDCFRPGTCERLGIGPEQCAAVNPRLIFARMTGWGQDGPLASTAGHDINYLSQTGALNAIGYRDRPPVVPLNLVADFGGGSMLVLLGIVAALYERERSGQGQVVDAAMVDGVSVLAQAMWTIKSTGRLSDERESFMLDGSCPYYRTYRTADGEYMAVGSIEPQFFAELIAGLGLSADEVPAQSDIAGRPEMARIFTERFAAKTRDEWAAIFAGTDACVTPVLDWTEAAASAHLRERGTLVDVGGTTQAAPAPRFSRSRPGPVGSPPRDSTPIDEIGW
- a CDS encoding SRPBCC family protein, yielding MAVKDSREVVIEATPEEILDVIADVESTPTWSPQYQSAEVLDAYDDGRPRQVKMKIKAAGLTDEQIVEYSWTDSSASWTLIKAGQLRSQDASYTLTPAGDKTKVRFDLSIDLSVPLPGFVVKRTIKGAMETATDGLRKQVLKVKKDG